GCTTAACTACACGCCCGATGCGGGGCAGATGTACTACAAGCCCGACGCGACCGAGGGGTGGAAGGAGTGGATGAAGATCGACGCGCTCGATGCGATGACCACTTCCCCCGCAGGCTTCGACAAAACGGGCGAGAAGCTCTACATGCTCGACAGCCGCGGTCGCAACACTGCGGCACTCAAAGTTGTCGATCTCAAGACTGGCGAAGAAAAACTAGTCGCCGCTAGTGAAAAAGCAGATCTTTCGGGCGCTCTGACGCATCCCACCGAAAAAACAATTCAGGCGGTGAGCTTCACGTATGCCCGCACCGAATGGCAGATCCTCGACGAATCGATTCGAGGCGATCTCGACTACCTGAAGACGGTGGCTGATGGGGAACTGCAGATCACCAGCCGCACGCTCGACGACAGTCGCTGGACCGTCGCTTACTTGATGGACAACGGCCCGGTGCGGTTTTATCTCTACGATCGCAAACCCACCAAGAAGGCGACCTTCCTGTTCACGAGCAATCGCGCACTCGAAGAGTTGCCGCTGGTGAAAATGCATCCGCAAGTGATCAAGAGTCGCGATGGCCTCGAACTGGTGAGCTACCTGACTCTTCCCGCTTGGAGCGATCCTGATGGAGATGGCCGCCCCAATCAGCCGCTGCCACTGGTGCTGAATGTGCATGGTGGACCTTGGGCTCGCGATGAATGGGGCTACGATCCCGAGCATCAGCTGTTTGCCAATCGCGGCTATGCCGTGCTGGCGGTGAACTACCGAGGCTCGACCGGATTTGGCAAAACGTTCATCAACGCTGGTGATCGCGAGTGGGCTGGCAAGATGCACGACGATCTGATCGACGCCGTGAACTGGGCTGTCGAAAACAAGATCGCCGACAAGAGCAAGATTTGCATCTCGGGCGGAAGCTACGGCGGCTATGCGACACTCGTCGGTCTCACCATTACGCCCGATGTGTTTGTCTGTGGCGTCGATATCGTTGGTCCTTCGAGCCTTGTGACGCTGCTCGAGAATCCACCTCCTTACTGGATGCCTTTCATGCCGGTGATGAAGCGCCGCGTGGGGGATCATACGACTGACGAAGGGCGGGCATTTTTGCTATCGCGCTCGCCACTCACGATGGTGGAGAAGATCACCAAGCCACTGCTGATTGCTCAAGGTGCAAACGACCCGCGTGTGAAGCAGGCGGAAGCGGATCAGATTGTGAAGGCGATGAACGACAAGAAGATTCCGGTCACCTACGTGCTGTTCAAAGATGAAGGGCACGGCTTTGCTCGGCCACAAAATCGGTTTGCGTTTTACGCGATTACCGAAGCGTTCTTAGCCGAGCATTTGGATGGTCGCTACGAACCAATTGGAAACGCGTTTGATGGCGCGTCGTTCGTTGTGCCAAGTGGTAAAGAGGGAGCCAAGGGTTTGTTGCAAGCGCTCGAAGCTTTGCCGAAAGCTGAAGCGACCAAACCGTAGCGCTCGAGCTTGGAAAGTGATCGTATGACAGGTGATATCGAGCACTTGGGGTCGCTCCTGTTCGTGGGGCTACTGGCCGAACGTCGGCAGCGACTCTTTGCTCGGGATCGACTGTTTCTTTTGGCGGGAGTTCTAGCTCATGGACTCTCGCTCCCCGAGATCGCGGCCTATTGCCGGTCGCGCATCTTGCTCCACAATCGGGGGCATCTCGTTGCGCAGTGGCCATCGATCGCGGATGCTTGTGGCGAGGAAAACTTTGTGTCGCTAGTGCGACAAGTCGAGCGGCGTTATGGTGCCGAACGGGTCGAGCGAATTGCGGCGAGCGACGATTTTGAACCGGCTCGCGAGCGTCTTTTCTACGCGACCGATGGTGAATTCGCGGCGGCGATTTTGGGACTCGCGTGGGAGGATCTTCGCCGCGAGTATCGGTCAGGAAACTTATGAGGCGCGGGTTGCAAGTGATATGCGGATCGAGCCGCGCCCGATGAGTTTCCAATAGTAGCAAGCGTGAGAGCGTCGATGAACCGATGTGGTTTATCCTCGCTTTCCGAGGTCTTGCACGCGATGTTTCAGCGCCCCCTGCTCTTCTTGGCTGTGCTCGCCGCAGCCGGTTTGATCCCCTACATTTTGCTCGATAAAGAGCTCTCCGCCACCGCGCGCTCGCAGTGGAATTCGCTCACCGGCAGCGCCGGTTCGAGCAGCCAGCAAGAGACACAAAACGCTGTCGATCAATTCGCCGCCAGTTTGCTCGAAGGTGGTTCCGCCGCGATTCCGCCACAACTCGTGGTGCAGCAAAACGCGCCGATTCCACTCGAGCATGCACTGCGATTTGAAGTTTCGCTGCCGTGGGTCACGGCGGTGTTTCCACGGGTGACCACGGTGCTCGGCGATACGCAGCTGCAAGGCTTGCGTGTGCCGCTGGTCTCGGGGACGCAGGAGCACGATATCGCGGGGTCGCTCACCTATTACTTCGATCGCGAACAAGTGCTGCGGCGCATCACGTTTCAAGGCTACACCGGCGACGAGCGCCGCGTGGTGATGTTCCTCTGCTCAACCTATGGCATGGTCGCTCAGCCAACACTCGATCGCGGGCTCTATCGAGCCGCTGGTCCCAACGGTGAAGTGAGCACTTTGCTGATTCGCCACGTTCCCGTGGTATCGCAAAACGCTCCGAAACAACGAATGGAACTGGTGATCGATTTGGTGCGCGGGCCACTTCCGAAGGGCTATAAGCTGCCAGAACTTCGCGCGCCAGGTGTCGCCGAAAACGAAGTGGTGACACCCACGGTCGCGCCACCTCCAGCAGCTCCGGTGGCAACTGCTCCTGCCACTCAACCGGTCGCTGCCACGCCAGCGGCGACCAAACCAGCAGCTGCAAATTCACCGCGCCCCACATGGCGGTGGTAACACCATCGCCACGCCTCCACTTCCAACATCAACCGCCCACTAAGGGAGTTGATTCTTCGGCTTGGCTGGTGGTTCGAGCAGCAGCGGATCGTCGCTCGTGGGCTTCTTCGTTTCGGTTGCAGGCGCGCCGGACATCTTGGCTTCCAGAT
This window of the Pirellula staleyi DSM 6068 genome carries:
- a CDS encoding S9 family peptidase: MMKAQLARHLTVSLVTLLALAATSLADDAAAVSKDTAKKVGPVTKTYNSIDDVPLVPRAKFFGNPEKARPRLSPDGKQIAYVAPVEGVLNVWVGPADDLAKAKPVTLDKHRGVTSFFWAYTSQHLLYTQDKNGDEDDHLYSITLATGDIKDLTPIEKISATVEGVSEKFPEEILVGINDRGERHYHDIYKINLVTGEKKLLLENPGLAGFMIDDDYKVRFALNYTPDAGQMYYKPDATEGWKEWMKIDALDAMTTSPAGFDKTGEKLYMLDSRGRNTAALKVVDLKTGEEKLVAASEKADLSGALTHPTEKTIQAVSFTYARTEWQILDESIRGDLDYLKTVADGELQITSRTLDDSRWTVAYLMDNGPVRFYLYDRKPTKKATFLFTSNRALEELPLVKMHPQVIKSRDGLELVSYLTLPAWSDPDGDGRPNQPLPLVLNVHGGPWARDEWGYDPEHQLFANRGYAVLAVNYRGSTGFGKTFINAGDREWAGKMHDDLIDAVNWAVENKIADKSKICISGGSYGGYATLVGLTITPDVFVCGVDIVGPSSLVTLLENPPPYWMPFMPVMKRRVGDHTTDEGRAFLLSRSPLTMVEKITKPLLIAQGANDPRVKQAEADQIVKAMNDKKIPVTYVLFKDEGHGFARPQNRFAFYAITEAFLAEHLDGRYEPIGNAFDGASFVVPSGKEGAKGLLQALEALPKAEATKP
- a CDS encoding DUF6690 family protein, translating into MFQRPLLFLAVLAAAGLIPYILLDKELSATARSQWNSLTGSAGSSSQQETQNAVDQFAASLLEGGSAAIPPQLVVQQNAPIPLEHALRFEVSLPWVTAVFPRVTTVLGDTQLQGLRVPLVSGTQEHDIAGSLTYYFDREQVLRRITFQGYTGDERRVVMFLCSTYGMVAQPTLDRGLYRAAGPNGEVSTLLIRHVPVVSQNAPKQRMELVIDLVRGPLPKGYKLPELRAPGVAENEVVTPTVAPPPAAPVATAPATQPVAATPAATKPAAANSPRPTWRW